The following DNA comes from Flavobacterium sp. N3904.
TTTAAACTTTTAAACTTTAATTTTTTAAGTTACTTTTGCCATCCGTTCAACAATGGCGTCGTGGCCGAGCGGCTAGGCTGGGCTCTGCAAAAGCTCCTACTCCGGTTCGAATCCGGACGATGCCTCTAAAACCTCTAAAGCAATTTAGAGGTTTTTTTATGTTTAATTTTTTAGAAAAATTAAGTAAAGTTTAGGTTCGAATCCGGACGATGCCTCTAAAACCTCTAAAGCAATTTTAGCCGTTTTTTTATGTTTAATTTTTTAGAAAAATTAAGTAAAGTTTAGGTTCAAATCCGGACGATGCCTCTAAAACCTCTAAAGCAATTTTAGTCGTTTTTTTATGTTTAATTTTTTAGAAAAATTAAGTAAAGTTTAGGTTCAAATCCGGACGATGCCTCTAAAACCTCTAAAGCAATTTTAGCCGTTTTTTTATGTTTAATTTTTTAGAAAAATTAAGTAAAGTTTAGGTTCAAATCCGGACAGTGAGTGCAACAAGAAGAGATAGAAATGTGTCTCTTTTTTAAATAGAAATTTTAAGAAAAGCCAATTATAAAAAAAGAGGACTTAAATTAAGTCCTCTTTTTTTATTTCGATTTAATGGTTTCAAATGCCTTTTTTACCATTTGTTTTTCTTCAGGAAACCATCCTTGAATAATCAAAGCAAAACCAAAAATCATCAGGACCAAACTTATAGCCCTTTTTATTTTATAGATATTATTGGGTGTCATTTTGTGTTTTAATTGCTTAGCTAATGCTATTTTTATACAATCAATTAGTAAATAAGTAATAATAACGGATGCAAAAAAAGTAAACATCCTAGTAGGAACCATCTCTAATTTTGGACCTACAGAAATAATTACCGCCAACCAAAAACCTAGTACTCCAATATTAATAATATTTAGGAAAAATCCTTTCGCAAAAAGGCCAAAATAATTTTTCTTGATTATCTCATTATCTAATGTTTTGGTATTTATTCTCTTTTCTTTTTTCATTCCTATAAAAGAAATAAAACCGTAAACTAACATAATCAATCCACCAAAAATAAATAAAGAAGAATTGTCATTTAAGCTTTGTATCAGTCGGTAACTACCTAGATACGCTATAAGTATAAAAAAAATATCTCCAAAAACTACGCCTAAATCAAAAACTAAAGCAGCTCTGAATCCTTTAATAATACTGGTTTCAAGTAAAATAAAAAAAACGGGGCCGATCATAAAACTTAATAAAATACCCCAAGGAAGACCCCTAATAATATCGTTTATCATTCAATAATGACTTTAAAATTAATAGTTATTATTATTTTTCGGTGATTCTACCACCCATCAAAGTTTCTTGTTTAATTTGCTTTGGTTTTCCATAAATATATATATCTCCACCTGCTTTTACTTTTGCATCTACCAATGTACTGGCATTAACTTCAGCGTTTCCTCCTGCAGAAATACTTACTGTAGTTTGAGAAGTTACTAATTCACTTGCTTTTAATATACCTCCAGAATTGATTGAAACTGTTTGAGTGACTGCTTTACCCGTTAAAGTAACAATACCTCCAGAATAGGCTTTAATAGTCGTTTTATCTACATCTAAAGCAACAGTTATCTGTGCTCCTTCCTGAGTTGATAAATCCATAGTGGTTTGCTTAAAAGTATCGGCACAAGTTACTGTACTTCCTTCATTAGCATCTATACTTTGAATTTTTTTGAAATATAACTTTATTTGTACAGCATCACCGGCAAGCAATTTGGTAACAGCCATTCTTATTTTCAAAAGTCCGCCTTTATTAACTATTTGCACGTTACTTTGATTGGCTCCGGTAATAACAGCTTTGGTTTCATTGGAAGCAATTAGAACTACATTCAGCTTATCAAAAACTTTGACATCATCAAAATCCTTAAGAACTATTGTGGTTTGCGCAAAAGTAAATTGTATAAGAAATACAAAAAACACTAAAAATAATTTTTTCATCTTATTAAAATTTTAATTATTAATTTATTTTGAATACTTAATTATTCCTTCTTATAAAATTGAAATCCAATTGTTTCTTGACTAAATCAGCATTTTTTACTTTTACATAAATTTCATCTCCGAGTTGTAATAACTGATTGGAATTGGCTCCAATCAAGGCATATTGTTTTTCATCAAAAGTATAATAATCTTCTTTGATGTCTCTTGTTCTCACCATTCCTTCGCACTTATTTTCAATTATTTCCACATAAATTCCCCATTCGGTAACACCAGAAATAACTCCAAGAAATTCCTGATCGTTATGATTTTGCATGTATTTGACCTGCATGTATTTTATAGAATCCCTTTCAGCGTTGGTCGCTAATCCTTCCATTGTTGAGGAATGCAGGCATTTTACTTCATACGTTTCTTCATCTACTGATTTACCTCCATCCAAATAATACTGCAACAAACGATGCACCATAACATCGGGATAACGGCGTATAGGCGACGTAAAATGCGAATAATAATCAAATGCCAATCCGTAATGGCCGATATTATCCGTAGAATATTTGGCTTTACTCATGGATCGAATGGCTAAAGTATCAATTAAATTTTGCTCTTTTTTACCATTTACTTCTTCCATCAAAGCATTCAATGATTTGGAAATATCTCCTTTGTTTCTAAAATCTATTTTGTAACCAAACTTAGCAATCAGATTTTGCATCGCTATTAATTTGTCCTCATTGGGTTCATCGTGAATTCGATAGATAAACGTTTTCTTTTGTTTACCAATATATTCTGCAACTTTTCTATTTGCCAGAAGCATAAATTCTTCAATCAGATGATTGGCATCTTTTGAAATTTTAAAATAAACTCCTTCCGGTTCTCCTTCTGCATCTAAATTGAATTTCACTTCTACTTTATCAAAAGAAATAGCGCCTTCGTTCATTCTGTTTCTTCTGAATATTTTGGCCAGCTGATCCATTTTTAAAGTGGCAGCTACGATTTCATCAGAAACTACATAAGAACTTCCTGTTATGGAAATTTCTGTTGGAATAGTATTGTCTTTGGTTTCTATGATGTATTGTGCCTCTTCATAAGCAAAACGCTGATCGGAGAAAATTACAGTACGACCAAACCATTGATTCACCACTTGGCATTTTTCGGTTATTTCAAAAATAGCCGAGAACGTATATTTTTCTTCTTGAGGACGTAATGAACAAGCGAAATTAGATAGTACTTCTGGTAACATGGGCACTACCCTATCTACCAAATAAACCGATGTAGCTCTTTGATACGCTTCATCGTCCAAAATAGTTCCTTCTTCCAAATAATACGAAACATCGGCAATGTGAATTCCAATTTCGTAGTTTCCATTTTCCAATTGTTTGAATGACAAAGCATCATCAAAATCCTTGGCATCTTTTGGGTCAATGGTAAATGTCAATGTATCACGCATATCACGACGTTTGGCTATTTCACTGGCTTCAATCGAAGTGTCAATTTTTTGGGCAAAGGTTTCCACTTCAATCGGAAATTCAGCAGGTAAACCGTATTCAGCAAGAATAGCGTGAATCTCTGTATCGTGTTCTCCTGGTTTTCCAAGAACTTTCACCACTTTTCCAAAAGGACTATCCGCTCTTGATGGCCAATCTTCGATATGAACCAAAACCACATCTCCTTGTTCTGCCTCCCCTATTTTATCTTTTGGAATAAAAATATCGGTGTACATTTTTGGGTTGGCTGTCGAAACAAAAGAAAAATTCTTTTGAATGTCAATAACTCCCACAAAGTCGGTTTTGTATCTTTCTATTACTTCAATTACTTCGCCTTCTGCTCTACGACCGCTTCTTTTGTTATAAACATACACTTTTACAGTATCTTTATCCAGAGCGTGATTCAAATTATTGGATGGAATAAAAACGTCTTCTTCAAATTCAGGACAAATAAAATAGGCAGTTTTACGACCGGTCATATCAATTTTTCCTTCGTAATACTCTTTACTTTCTGCTTTTATCAAATATTTACCCGGTTCGGATTCTATAATTTTCTTAGAAGCCGCTAAAATCTTTAAATCTTTTATAATCTGATTGCGGCTTTGGGTATCATCTAATTCGAGCTTTGCTCCTATTTGCTTATAATTGAAGGCTTTATTGGCACTTTGCGATAATATTTTTATAATTTTATCTGAGAAATCGTTCTCTTTTTTTATCGGCTTTCTTAATCTTTTACTCATGTATCTTTTCTTAAAAGTCTAAAATTACGAAATTGTATTCACTATTCCTTATTCTGCCTACAGTTTTACACTAATAATAACTTTACTACATTTATAAAAAATTCAAAATGAAAGACTTTAAAACGATTGCTATTTTTAATTATCCACATGAAATTGTAGTACTTAGACATATCTTGGATCAGGAAGGAATTCATTATTTTTTCGAAAACGAACACATCGTCTCCATTGACCCACTGGCAAGCTTTGCTTATGGCGGAATCGAACTCAAAATACATCCAAACGATTTTGAACAAGTTCAAGAAATACTGGATAATTTGAATTCCAAACTTTCTATTGTTTGAAATTTTTTTTGTTTTCAAATTTTAAAGTTGTCAACATATATTAAATACAACAAAAAGAAAATTTAAATTTAAATTATTTATTTATGGTTATTATAGGGTGTTAATAGTTGCTATAAATTTCTAAAAAAACGCATTGAAATGAAGTTTTGGTTTTTTATATTGAGTTATTAACATCGTTATTGATACGTAAATATTTAGTTTTTAAGCTATTTTTTAAATTAGTTAACAACTGTTAATAATTCAAAAATTATATAAATTGTAAATAAGTGATTTTATATTTTTTGTTGAAAAACCAATTTTAAGTATTGATAACTTTTCTAAAAATTCATCAAACTTTATTTGGATTTTAAATATAGGTTTTGGATTACTTATTTTTTGTTTAAAAACTCAAAAAACTTCTAAAATTCTATCCAAAGTTATAAACAATCTATGTTAATTTAAGGTTAACTGAATATCAAGTAGTTATGTTTTGCTATTAACAATACAAAAAATTAACATTTTAATTATATTCTACGTATTGATTAGCAGACTATTATGTATTTATAAAAAATGTTAATAAACTCCATATTTTCTTATTATCAAGTAGTTGTGATTGTATTTTAAATTAAACGCTATTACGCTATTTCTTTCTTTTATTAGAAGTGAAAAGCAACTTTTACATTATATCTAAAATACTTTGGTTAAATTTGCAGTTCAAAATCTAATACAAAAAAAATGAAAATTTCGATAGGAAACGACCACGCTGGACCAGATTATAAAAAAGCAATTGTTGCGATGCTTGAAGCAAATGGACACCAAGTAACCAATTATGGAACAGATACCGAAGCGAGTGTTGATTATCCTGATTTTGGACATCCAGTTGCAACGGATGTTGAAGAAGGAAAAGCAGATTTTGGTATCGTTATTTGTGGAAGCGGTAACGGAATTGCGATGACTGTTAATAAACATGCAGGTGTTCGCGCCGGTTTGTGTTGGACCAAAGAAATTGCCTATTTAACACGTTTGCATAACGATGCTAATATCGTAAGCATTCCAGCGCGATTTACTTCTATTCCACAAGCTGTAGAAATTGTTGAAATGTTCTTGGCTACTGAATTTGAAGGAGGAAGACACCAAAACAGAGTGAATAAAATTGCTTGTCAATAAAAAAAATCGCGAGGTGCTTCGCACCAAATATTTAATAAAAGCTCAGTTTTAGACCGAGCTTTTATTGTTTTATAATGGTATTAGATCAAAATAAAACAATGTGATAATGATTATAATCTGAAAAGAAACGATTCCAAAAAATTTCAGCAAATAACTTGTTTTTAATGTCTTGTGCCGAAAAATTGACATCGCAAGCGATGATCCAATCGTTCCACCGAGCGCCACCGAGAATAAAAGTGTTTTTTCGGAAATTCTTCTTTTATTATTTTTTGCTAATTTTTTGTCGTAGCCTATTAATACAAAAGCGATTAAATTAACGGCTAAAAAAGTATATAATAAAATCATAATTGGTGTTCAATTAAAATTTAAAGATAGTATTTTAGCATCGCTTTTTTTACAGAAAAAAGATTCCTTTTTAAACAGAAATTTACAATGACCAATTTACAATTCATTTCAAAACACGTTGCGACTGCAACAATCAATATTCAAAACACAGTTCAATTATTACAGGAAGACTGCACGATTCCGTTTATTTCGAGATATCGAAAAGATAAAACGGGGAATCTGGATGAAGTTTTTATTGAGCAAATTGCCAAATTTCAAAAAGAATACGAAGTCATTGTAAAACGCAAAGAAGCAATTTTAAAATCAATTCAAGAGCAAAATGCTTTGACACCGGAATTGGATAAAAAAATTCAACAAAGTTTTGATTTACAGGAGTTGGAAGATTTTTATCTGCCGTATAAAAAGAAAAAAAGAACCAAAGCCGATGTAGCTCGAGAAAACGGATTGGAACCTTTGGCCAAGATAATTATGGCACAAAGCAAGGATGATGTTGATTTCTTGGCAACACAATATTTGAATGAAAATGTCATAAATGAAGAAGCTGCTTTGCAAGGAGCAAGAGACATTATAGCAGAATGGATCAATGAAAACATTTATGTTAGAAAACAACTCAGACGATTGTTTGAGCGCAAGGCGACAATCACAACCAAGGTAGTTAAATCCAAAAAAGAAGAAGAAGGTGCCCAAAAATTCAGTCAGTATTTTGATTGGGCTGAGCCATTGACCAAAGCGCCATCGCATCGTTTATTGGCGATTATGCGTGCCGAAAACGAAGGTTTTATCAAGTTTAAAGTCGATGTAGAATTGGATGATGCTTATGATATTATTGACGAATTAATTATAAAAGGAGACAACTGTACCACGCCACACATCCAGTTGGCGATAGAGGACAGTTACAAACGTTTGTTGAATCCGGCAATTTCAAACGAAGCATTGCAGGAAGCCAAGACCAAAGCCGATGCCAATTCGATTCAGGTGTTTGCTAATAATTTAGGGCAGTTGTTACTGGCGCCACCATTGGGAGAAAAACGAATTTTGGCTATAGATCCCGGATTTCGTTCGGGTTGTAAAATTGTTTGTTTGGACGAGAAAGGGGATTTGTTGTACAATGAAACCATTTATCCGCATGCTCCGCAAAAGGAGGAAGCGATGGCAATGAAAAAAATCCGCTCGATGGTCAACGCGTATCAAATTGATGCCATTTCGATAGGAAACGGAACGGCTTCGAGAGAAACGGAATTCTTTATCAAGAAAATCGCTTTTGACAAACCCGTTCAAGTATTCATCGTTTCGGAGGCGGGAGCTTCGGTATATTCGGCTTCGAAAATTGCGAGAGAGGAGTTTCCTAATTATGATGTAACGGTTCGAGGTTCGGTTTCTATAGGGCGAAGATTATCGGATCCGTTGGCCGAATTGGTAAAAATTGATCCTAAAGCGATTGGAGTAGGGCAATACCAACACGATGTGGATCAAAATAAACTGAAAGAAGAACTGGACAATACGGTGATTCGCTGCGTGAACTCGGTGGGGATAAACATCAATACGGCGAGCAAACATTTGTTGAGTTATGTGAGTGGAATAGGAGAGAAGCTGGCCGAAAATATTGTAACCTATCGTTCTGAAAACGGACCTTTTACTGATAGAAAGCAACTTAAAAAAGTGCCTCGTTTGGGAGATAAAGCTTATCAGCAAGGAGTGGCTTTTATTCGAATTTCGAATGCCAAAAACCCTTTGGACAATTCGGCGGTGCACCCAGAAGCATACAGTATTGTTGAAAAAATGGCGAAAGATTTGAAATTGACGGTAAATGATTTGATTGCCAATAAAGAAAAAACGGCTTTGATAAAACCGGAAAATTACATTACACCTGATATTGGAGTTTTGACATTGAAAGACATTATTAAAGAGTTGGAAAAACCGGGATTAGACCCAAGGAAAGCAGCGACGGTTTTTGAATTTGACCCGAATGTAAAATCGATAAAAGATGTTAGAACCGGAATGATTCTGCCTGGAATTGTGAATAACATTACTAATTTCGGTTGTTTTGTTGATATTGGAGTCAAAGAAAGCGGTTTGGTTCACATCTCTCAACTCAAGGCAGGTTTTGTAAGCGATGTGAATGAAGTGGTGAAATTGCATCAACACGTTACCGTAAAAGTGGTAGAAGTGGATGAAGACAGAAAAAGGATTCAGTTGACGATGGTGATTTGAAATTCTAAATCTCCAAGAATAAATAATAAAATCCCAATCCAAATCTCAATGGATTGGTTTTTTTTGTTTCAGTAAAAAACTACAAACAAAAAAAAACTACGTATTTTTACTTATTTGTAAAGAATTGCGAATAACTGAAAAACAACAGACTCTAAGTATACGAAATGGGCAGTCATGCTTTTTTTTAGTATCATTTATAAAAAAAGCATAAAAAAAGAACTTTTTTTTGAGTCGAATGAACTGCTCGTTTGCTTGTGCCAAGTATTGTTTATTGCGAAAAACATATATATTTACTTCTAATAAAGATAGTTACAGAAGAATCTTCACCGATTTCTTCAGTTAACCAAGATTTGTTCATTAGTCTACTATAAAGGAATAATAACCAGTGTTATGAAAGAGAACCAAGCCATTTGCAATAGTTGTAGTAATGAAAATTGTTTTATCAAAAAGCATATTCATTTGCCTAAGATGCAAAGTTATATAGAGAAGAAACATAGTTTTTGCTGCAAGAAAGCACAACAGTTTATTATTGAGGGTGCGCCCATTCAAGGGCTGTATTTTGTGCAAAAAGGAAAAGTAAAAACAGTGAAAACCGGAATCAACGGCAGGGAACAAATTGTTCGATTTACTACTGATGGGGATACGGTTGGTTTTAGGGGTTTTGGGACGAGCAACCGGTATTTGATTGGGGCTTATGCTTTGGAAGATACGGTTTTGTGCAACTTTAACAATGAAGTGATGCTGGATATCCTAAAAAATGTTCCGGAGTTTACTTTTGATATGATGCTTTTTTATGCAGAGGAATTAAACAAAAGCGAGAACAACATTAGAAAAATTGCCCACATGAACGTGAGGGAGCGCGTAATTGATACCTTATTATACATTCATCGAAAATTTGGTCAAACCAATGAATTGATTAATCTCGATTTGTCTCGAAAAGAAATCGCCGACTTTGCCGGAACGACTGAAGAACAAGTGACTCGGGTTATTTCGAGTTTGAAAAGAGAAACACTAATTAAAACGGTTGGGAAGAAAATAGGATTGCAGCAGATTAATAAAATGAAATCGGAAATTATAGAACATAAGTATGTCTAAGTAGTTTTTGATAAATAGATAGAATTAATAAAGCCCTTTTGGGGCTTTTTTTGTGCAAATAAATTTCGGATTTAGAAAAATTTGGGATAAAAATATATTTTTAAGCTTTAAACTAAGTAAGTTTAAAAAAAGCTCATCGATAATTACAGGCTCTCATCAAAATTATTTGCGTAAACGCAGCAAATAAATTGTTTTCTGTAATTCTTTTGCTGTAGTAAAAAGAGTTTGTAAGCTGTATAAAACAAATACTTAAGTATAAATACGTAAGTATATTTGTTTCATACTAATCAAAACCAATTTATTATGCAAAAGAGTACAACTCCAACACAAAAAATAAAAGTACTAAAATGGACCAAAAATTCAAAATCTATTCTATTAGGTTTGGCTTTAACATTGTTTGGGTATAAAGCCGCCAATGCACAATTAACCGCAACAGGACAATTTAGACCAAGAGCAGAATTTAGAGATGGATACAGTACGTTACAAACGGCTGGTGCTGACCCAGCTTATTTTATTTCGCAAAGAACAAGATTGAATGTGGGATATACTGGATACAGATTCCGTTTTTTTACATCAATTCAAGATGTTCGTGTTTGGGGACAAGACGCTTCAACCATAAACAGACCTACAACTGCAGAAAACAACGGAATACAGTTGCACGAGGCATGGGGTGAAATAATGTTAAACGATACAGTAAGCAGCATTGAAAATTTATCTTTAAAAATCGGTCGTCAAGAAATCTCATATGATGATCAAAAGCTATTGGGAGGTTTAGACTGGTTGCAACAAGCACGCTACCATGATGCTATTATCTTGAAGTATTATAACAAAGGATGGATTGCCGATTTTGGAGCAGCATTCAATCAAAATAAAGAATTATTGGCGGGAACAATTTATAATGGTGTTCCAGCAGCAGGTTCAGGATATCCAGCGGGAACAAATAATTTGGGAACCAATTACAAATCGTTCGAATATGTTTACTTGGCCAAGAAGTTTTTCTTTGGAGACATCTCCTTTTTATTGCTAAGTGACAATTTCAATAAATATACCAATGTAACTTCTGGGACTCCGCCGGTTGTGACGAAGGTAAATCAAGAAGGCGTTTGGACACGTAACACAGTTGGAGTTTATTACAATGTTAATGTAATGAGAAAGCTAAATATAGTAGGGAGCCTTTACAACCAAGGCGGGCATGATAAAAACGGACGTAGTTTAAACAGTAATTTATTCTCAATTTCGACAGCTTTACAAGTGGGAAGAAAATTATTTGTAGGGCCAGGAGTTGACTATTTATCAGGGAATGACGGTACGGAAACCGTTACAGCAACCTCTCAAAACCATCAGTTTGATCCACTTTATGGCACACCACATAAATTTTGGGGATCGATGGATTACTTCTATGCAGCCAGCGGTTTTGGAGCACAAGGTTTATTAGATTATTATTTTAAAGCAAAATACAATTTCAAAGACAACTTAATACTCTTTGCTGACCTTCACGGATTTGAAGCTGGTAACACATTGTCTAATGGAGCAGGAGGAACACAAACCAAATATTTGGGAACTGAATTGGATTTAAAAATATCCTATAATTTAACCAAAATAGTCAATATAGAAGGGGGTTATTCTATAATGAAAGCCAAAAAATCTATGGCATCTGCACAAGTAAAAAATGTAGCAAACGCAAATCTTACTCCACAATGGGCATATGTGATGGTGAATATTAAACCTAATTTTTTGAACAAAAAGTAATTGAATCAATCTTTAAAAAACAAAAAAATGATACAGACTAAAAAATATAGAAGCACGATTTTTACCACTTTGATGTTGTTAATGTGCATGGTTTTGTTCTCTTCTTTCAAAACAAATCCAAAACCACCAATTGCGAGTGAACCTATCAAACTAGGATTCATTCCCTTAACCGATTGTTCGCCAATTGTTATGGCCAAAGAACTGGGCTTATTTAAAAAATACGGGGTTGAGGTTGTAGTAACCAAAGAAACATCTTGGGCCAATGTTCGTGATAAAATTTTAACGGGCGAATTGGACGGCGCTCATTGTTTATACTCTATGCCATTTTCTGTGTACACAGGAGTAGGAGGAAAGGCCGGATCTGAAATGAGAATCGCCATGATGCTAAATGTAAACGGACAAGCGATTACTTTATCCAATGACTTTTGCGGGAAAGTAGGTTTCAAGCAAATGAATAAAGTAGCTCCTGTTGTGGCAACCAAATTGAAAGCCGAAAAAGAGGTAACTTTTGCCATGACTTTCCCTGGAGGAACCCACGATTTATGGTTGAGAAACTGGATGGCAATTGCGGGAATTAATCAAAAAGCGGTAAAAATAATTACCATTCCGCCTCCGCAAATGGTGGCCAACATGAAAGTGGGCAATATGGACGGATACTGTGTAGGCGAACCTTGGGGCGGTGTCGCAGTAAAACAAGGAATAGGTTTTACGCAAATTGCATCACAAGATATTTGGAAAGACCACCCAGAAAAAGCGTTAGTGGTCAACAAAGAATTTAGCGAAAAACGTCGTGAAGATCTAAAAAAAGTAATGAAAGCCATTCTGGAAGCCTGCATTTGGCTGGATAATCCTGCCAACCGCAAGAAAGCTGCCGCTATCATCGGGAGAGCGCCTTATGTAAATGCACCGGCCGATGTTATCGAAGGAAGATTAATGGGAGATTATAACCTGGGTTGCAACCAAGGAACCGAGGTGTACACAGATGATTATATGTTGTTTTACAAAGGAGGAACCGTAAACTTCCCTCGTAAATCCTATGCAATCTGGGCCATGGCGCAATACGTACGATTTGGATATTTGAAAGAAGAACCCAATTACAAAGCCATTGCAGACAAACTAATCATGCAGGATTTATACGAAGAAGTGGCCAAAAGCATGAAAATAAAAATTCCGACAGACGATATGAAACCGTTCTCGCTTACGATGGACAAAACCGTTTTCAATCCCTCAAATCCCTCGGCTTACTTAAAAGTGGTGAAACGTTAAAAATAGTTGGGCGTGACCCAGTTGAGAAAAGGGGCTTACTTATAGCACTGCTCATTCAGCCCCTTTGCTCAACTCGGTCGGGCTATCCGCACTACTTCGGTAGTTTGCTCCTATCCCTCACGCGCTCGTGGAAACTACTAAATAGAAAATAATATTAAAATCTATAATTATGTCAAATTCAACTACAGCAACAATCGAACAAGATGAGGTAGCGGGAAGCTATTCTCTTCAAAACACTTTTGAAAAAATAATTAAGAAAAAAAATCTAAAAAAAGGGTCACGTTATATTTTAGAAAAAATAAAATCGGTCTTATTTGCATGTGTGGGATTGACCATTTTTTGCGGATTTTGGAGTCTATTGAGTTATTATACAAAAGATGCGCTTCCGGGTCCAACAGCCACATTAACCGTATTATTCGAAATGTTAAGCGATCCGTTTTATGATTATGGGCCAAACGACAAAGGGATTGGTCTTCAATTATTTGTTTCGATCAAAACCGTTTTATTAGGGTTTTCATTGGGTTCTTTATTTGCAATCCCATTCGGAATCTTGATTGGAGCGAGTTCTT
Coding sequences within:
- a CDS encoding LysE family translocator, which encodes MINDIIRGLPWGILLSFMIGPVFFILLETSIIKGFRAALVFDLGVVFGDIFFILIAYLGSYRLIQSLNDNSSLFIFGGLIMLVYGFISFIGMKKEKRINTKTLDNEIIKKNYFGLFAKGFFLNIINIGVLGFWLAVIISVGPKLEMVPTRMFTFFASVIITYLLIDCIKIALAKQLKHKMTPNNIYKIKRAISLVLMIFGFALIIQGWFPEEKQMVKKAFETIKSK
- a CDS encoding head GIN domain-containing protein → MKKLFLVFFVFLIQFTFAQTTIVLKDFDDVKVFDKLNVVLIASNETKAVITGANQSNVQIVNKGGLLKIRMAVTKLLAGDAVQIKLYFKKIQSIDANEGSTVTCADTFKQTTMDLSTQEGAQITVALDVDKTTIKAYSGGIVTLTGKAVTQTVSINSGGILKASELVTSQTTVSISAGGNAEVNASTLVDAKVKAGGDIYIYGKPKQIKQETLMGGRITEK
- the rnr gene encoding ribonuclease R, with the translated sequence MSKRLRKPIKKENDFSDKIIKILSQSANKAFNYKQIGAKLELDDTQSRNQIIKDLKILAASKKIIESEPGKYLIKAESKEYYEGKIDMTGRKTAYFICPEFEEDVFIPSNNLNHALDKDTVKVYVYNKRSGRRAEGEVIEVIERYKTDFVGVIDIQKNFSFVSTANPKMYTDIFIPKDKIGEAEQGDVVLVHIEDWPSRADSPFGKVVKVLGKPGEHDTEIHAILAEYGLPAEFPIEVETFAQKIDTSIEASEIAKRRDMRDTLTFTIDPKDAKDFDDALSFKQLENGNYEIGIHIADVSYYLEEGTILDDEAYQRATSVYLVDRVVPMLPEVLSNFACSLRPQEEKYTFSAIFEITEKCQVVNQWFGRTVIFSDQRFAYEEAQYIIETKDNTIPTEISITGSSYVVSDEIVAATLKMDQLAKIFRRNRMNEGAISFDKVEVKFNLDAEGEPEGVYFKISKDANHLIEEFMLLANRKVAEYIGKQKKTFIYRIHDEPNEDKLIAMQNLIAKFGYKIDFRNKGDISKSLNALMEEVNGKKEQNLIDTLAIRSMSKAKYSTDNIGHYGLAFDYYSHFTSPIRRYPDVMVHRLLQYYLDGGKSVDEETYEVKCLHSSTMEGLATNAERDSIKYMQVKYMQNHNDQEFLGVISGVTEWGIYVEIIENKCEGMVRTRDIKEDYYTFDEKQYALIGANSNQLLQLGDEIYVKVKNADLVKKQLDFNFIRRNN
- a CDS encoding DUF2007 domain-containing protein; translation: MKDFKTIAIFNYPHEIVVLRHILDQEGIHYFFENEHIVSIDPLASFAYGGIELKIHPNDFEQVQEILDNLNSKLSIV
- the rpiB gene encoding ribose 5-phosphate isomerase B, whose amino-acid sequence is MKISIGNDHAGPDYKKAIVAMLEANGHQVTNYGTDTEASVDYPDFGHPVATDVEEGKADFGIVICGSGNGIAMTVNKHAGVRAGLCWTKEIAYLTRLHNDANIVSIPARFTSIPQAVEIVEMFLATEFEGGRHQNRVNKIACQ
- a CDS encoding DUF1294 domain-containing protein; this translates as MILLYTFLAVNLIAFVLIGYDKKLAKNNKRRISEKTLLFSVALGGTIGSSLAMSIFRHKTLKTSYLLKFFGIVSFQIIIIITLFYFDLIPL
- a CDS encoding Tex family protein gives rise to the protein MTNLQFISKHVATATINIQNTVQLLQEDCTIPFISRYRKDKTGNLDEVFIEQIAKFQKEYEVIVKRKEAILKSIQEQNALTPELDKKIQQSFDLQELEDFYLPYKKKKRTKADVARENGLEPLAKIIMAQSKDDVDFLATQYLNENVINEEAALQGARDIIAEWINENIYVRKQLRRLFERKATITTKVVKSKKEEEGAQKFSQYFDWAEPLTKAPSHRLLAIMRAENEGFIKFKVDVELDDAYDIIDELIIKGDNCTTPHIQLAIEDSYKRLLNPAISNEALQEAKTKADANSIQVFANNLGQLLLAPPLGEKRILAIDPGFRSGCKIVCLDEKGDLLYNETIYPHAPQKEEAMAMKKIRSMVNAYQIDAISIGNGTASRETEFFIKKIAFDKPVQVFIVSEAGASVYSASKIAREEFPNYDVTVRGSVSIGRRLSDPLAELVKIDPKAIGVGQYQHDVDQNKLKEELDNTVIRCVNSVGININTASKHLLSYVSGIGEKLAENIVTYRSENGPFTDRKQLKKVPRLGDKAYQQGVAFIRISNAKNPLDNSAVHPEAYSIVEKMAKDLKLTVNDLIANKEKTALIKPENYITPDIGVLTLKDIIKELEKPGLDPRKAATVFEFDPNVKSIKDVRTGMILPGIVNNITNFGCFVDIGVKESGLVHISQLKAGFVSDVNEVVKLHQHVTVKVVEVDEDRKRIQLTMVI
- a CDS encoding Crp/Fnr family transcriptional regulator, translated to MKENQAICNSCSNENCFIKKHIHLPKMQSYIEKKHSFCCKKAQQFIIEGAPIQGLYFVQKGKVKTVKTGINGREQIVRFTTDGDTVGFRGFGTSNRYLIGAYALEDTVLCNFNNEVMLDILKNVPEFTFDMMLFYAEELNKSENNIRKIAHMNVRERVIDTLLYIHRKFGQTNELINLDLSRKEIADFAGTTEEQVTRVISSLKRETLIKTVGKKIGLQQINKMKSEIIEHKYV